The DNA region GTTCAGGTTCCGGTGTTGCCGCGGCAGCGGGACTGGCGGCAGTGACCATCGGCACCGAGACCAACGGCTCCATTGTCTGTCCGGCCAATGCCAATGGCGTGGTCGGCATGAAGCCTACCGTCGGGCTGTGGAGTCGCAGTGGCATCATCCCGATTTCGCACACCACCGACAGTGCCGGCCCGATGACCCGCACCGTGGCCGATGCCGCCGCGCTGCTCGGCCCGCTGGCCCGGATCGATCCGGGCGATCTTTTCACCGCCGCCGCCGGGGCCCATGTACGTGATGACTACACGCAGTATCTCGATGCTGACGGGCTGAAGGGCCGGCGGATTGGCCTGTGGACCGAACCCCTGGGGTCTCATTACCGCGTCGACGCGATGACTCACCAGGCTGTTGCCGCCCTCGAGGAAGCCGGTGCCGAGGTCATCGAGATCGAGCAGATTTCCAGTCGCAACATCAATGCCGAATCGCTGACCGTGCTGCTCCACGAATTCCGCTTCGGTCTGGACCAGTATTTTGCCTCGCTGGGCGAGGATGCGGCGCTGGCCGATTTCGACGACCTGGTGGCCAGGGTCCGGGAAGAGCCGGCGGAAATCGCCCGCTTTGATCGTTCGCTGATCTTCAGGGCCGCAGAAACCGAGGGCCTGGAATCGGAAGAATACCGGGAGGCGCTGTCCACCATGCTGGAATTCAGCCGCGAGCAAGGCATCGATCGGGTCATGGATGAGCATGAGCTGGACGCCATCGTGGCACCCACCGGCTCTCCGGCCTGGATGACCGACCTGACCCTGGGCGACAACTTCTCGGTGTCGAGTTCCTCGCCTTCGGCGCGGGCCGGCTATCCCATCATTTCTGTGCCCATGGGCCTGATAGACGGATTGCCGCTCGGGATATCCTTTTTCGGCCGCGCCTGGAGCGAGCCGGATCTGTTGGCCATGGCCTATGCCTACGAACAGGCCACCGGGCATCGAAGCAGCCCTGAGTTGTCGGCCGACTGATCCTGCGCTCAACGCATCAGATCGGGCAGGAATAGCGCGATCTGCGGAAACAGGATCAGTAGCGCGGTCGAGCACAGCAGAATGATGATGAACGGCGGTGTGCCCTGGATGATCTCCATGTAGGGCCTTCGAAATATGGCCACGGCGGTAAAGATGTCGCAGCCGAATGGTGGCGTGGCCGATCCGATTGCCGCCTGCAGCACGATGATGGTGCCGACGTGCACCGGGTCGAGTCCGGCCGCAGTAATGGCCGGCGCGAAAATCGGCGTGAGCACCAGGATCACGACGATGGGATCG from Wenzhouxiangella sp. AB-CW3 includes:
- a CDS encoding amidase translates to MPRKILFAFLFLSTGLQAGDLPDVAELSVADLQRGYEEGDFTIVDVTRAYLTRIEAYDRNGPRLNSVLTVSDDALETAEALDRELAAGEHRGPLHGIPVLLKDNIDTHDMPTTAGSVFLAESVPPKDAFIVKRLREAGAIILGKTNLSEWANFHSSFSSSGWSRLGGQVRNPYDPDRNPCGSSSGSGVAAAAGLAAVTIGTETNGSIVCPANANGVVGMKPTVGLWSRSGIIPISHTTDSAGPMTRTVADAAALLGPLARIDPGDLFTAAAGAHVRDDYTQYLDADGLKGRRIGLWTEPLGSHYRVDAMTHQAVAALEEAGAEVIEIEQISSRNINAESLTVLLHEFRFGLDQYFASLGEDAALADFDDLVARVREEPAEIARFDRSLIFRAAETEGLESEEYREALSTMLEFSREQGIDRVMDEHELDAIVAPTGSPAWMTDLTLGDNFSVSSSSPSARAGYPIISVPMGLIDGLPLGISFFGRAWSEPDLLAMAYAYEQATGHRSSPELSAD